In one window of Gossypium hirsutum isolate 1008001.06 chromosome A01, Gossypium_hirsutum_v2.1, whole genome shotgun sequence DNA:
- the LOC107916802 gene encoding uncharacterized protein has translation MGRTWSEIIPPHRNARIPGVKRTDRVGLNPYDTVSGATETSSNDAIFSPLKGLKFGYSATLTLASFSLNLLQPNHLALDSIVPNRRRIRLLKTIFSLEIPPSPSISTKQGGVNGRFARYGVRWHALALGVGRTKARTWSYGAKGSWRLGPLRRKQKLLGFCLG, from the exons ATGGGGAGGACTTGGAGTGAAATTATCCCTCCCCACAGAAACGCGCGGATCCCAGGGGTGAAGAGGACGGATCGGGTCGGGTTAAATCCATACGACACCGTTTCAGGAGCCACAGAAACAAGCTCAAACGACGCCATATTCAGCCCTTTAAAAGGGTTGAAATTTGGCTATTCAGCCACTCTAACCCTAGCTTCTTTTTCCCTCAACCTACTTCAGCCAAATCATTTGGCCCTCGACTCCATCGTCCCCAACCGCAGGCGCATTCGCCTTTTGAAAACAATTTTCAGCCTCGAGATCCCTCCTTCACCCTCAATTTCGACGAAGCAAGGAGGAGTCAATGGAAGATTCGCGAG GTACGGAGTCCGCTGGCATGCGTTGGCCCTTGGCGTGGGGCGTACGAAGGCGCGGACATGGTCGTACGGTGCTAAAGGGTCATGGAGGCTGGGACCGCTGCGGCGCAAGCAGAAACTGCTAGGGTTCTGCCTTGGCTGA